A stretch of DNA from Roseovarius faecimaris:
GCGCGGGCGGTGCATGTCATCGGCACCACTGGCATGACGGACGAGGACCTGGCGCGCATTCATGTGGCCGCGCGCCACGCGACCATTATCCGTGCGGGCAACATGAGCCTTGGCGTAAATCTGCTGGTGCAACTGACCAAACAGGTCGCCGCAGCACTCGATGAAGACTATGATATCGAGATCATCGAGGCCCATCACAATCAGAAGGTCGATGCCCCTTCCGGCACCGCGCTGATGTTGGGGGAAGCGGCCGCTGACGGGCGGGGAGTGGATCTTGGCGCGGTCTCGGACCGGGGTCGCGATGGGATTACCGGCAAGCGTGAACGCGGCCATATCGGCTTCACCGCTATCCGCGGCGGCGATATCGTCGGAGAACACGATGTGCTCTTTGCCGCAGCAGGAGAGCGCATCACCCTGCGCCATGTTGCCAGCGACCGTGCGGTCTTTGCGCGCGGCGCGCTGAAGGCAGCGCTGTGGGGGCTGGGACGCAAGCCGGGTGAATATGACATGCTGGACGTGCTGGGCCTGAAATAAATTTTCTTCACCAGGTGATCCAACCTCGGGCCTCTTGCGTATTTCGTTGGTGTACGCCTGAGGAGCCTATGCCATGCGCTACGTTCTCACTGCTGTCTTTGTCGGTCTGTTTGCCCTGCCCGCACAGGCCGATGGCTTTTACAAGGTCGATGACCGCAACACCTTCGTGTCTTTGCTGGATGGCCGGGAACTGACCCGTGTCGGCATCAAACTTCGGGTCACTCCTGATGGTCAGATTCAGGGTCGGGCGTTCGGATATGATGTCACCGGCTCCTGGTCGTGGAATTCGGGCTATTTCTGCCGGGACCTGTACTGGGGCGGAGATGATCTGGGACAGAATTGCCAGGAAGTGAAAGTGCAGGGAGACACGCTGCGTTTCACCTCTGATCGGGGGGTGGGCGATTCTGCGGACTTGCGACTGAAGTAAACCGGCGCGCGCAGGCCTAAGACTGGGCGCGAGGCCCTCGCAGCCCCGACGACCTGCGGCTTTATCCGAAAAAAACGCTGAGGCGCTTTGCAGGATCTGAGGCGACACGCCTCAGAAATCTATGGCCAGGCCTTTTTTCTCCCAATCGCCATAACGCACGGGTTCCAGCCCTTCGCGGCGGCCGCCCAATTCTTTGGGCAGATCCAGCGCGGCAGCCTTGGCGCGGCGTTCCTCGGCCTCTGCCAGGGCACGGAGGGCTTCCGGTGGCAGGTCTTTTCGGTCGGTATCGCTCATGGCGCGGGTTCCTTTGTGGTCTGACCCTTGATATACGCGCGCATCCCGCCCCGGCAAGGAGCCCAATCGCCACATGCCCCCACTGCCCCCCTCTGCACGCCACAAGGCTGCCGTTCTGCTTGACCAGATCATCGGCGAAGGTCGGCTGATGCCGGAACTCATCGCCTCGGGTACGCTCGACCGCCTGCCCCCCGAGGACCGCGCCCGTGCGCAACGCCTCGCCATGGACACGTTGCGGGGCATGGAGCGGGCGGACCGGATTCTGTCGAAGTTCCTCCGCAAACCCCCGCCCCTGACCGTGCATAACCTGTTACGCGTGGGGACTGTGGAACTCTGCACCGGGGGGGATGCGCACGGGGTTGTCAACGATATGGTTGCCATCATCGGGCGACACCGACGCTACGGCAATCTCAAGGGGTTGATGAATGCGGTTCTGCGCAAGGTGGCCGAGGATGGGCCGCGCAAATGGCATGACCTGCGCATTCCGCGGTTACGCAACTGGCTTCGGGAGCCGCTGGTGAAAGCCTATGGGCAAGGCGTGATGAACGCGATGGAGAAGGTTCACTTTGCCGGTGCGCCGCTTGACCTCACGGCGAAAGGCGATCCCGATGCCTTGGCAAAGGCAACCGGCGGCACGGTTCTTCCGACGGGAACCGTCCGCCTACGGGAAGCGGGACAGGTCTCGGCCCTGCCCGGCTATGATGCGGGCGACTGGTGGGTACAGGACGCCGCGGCGGCAATCCCCGCCAAGGTTCTGGACCCCAAACCGGGCGAGGCGATCCTCGACCTCTGCGCGGCGCCTGGCGGCAAGACGCTTCAACTGGCCGCCGCTGGCGCGACGGTCACGGCGCTCGACGTCTCCGCGACACGGATGGAACGGGTGACGCAGAACCTCGCGCGTACCGGTCTCACGGCCGCCTGCCTGACCGAGGATGCGCTGACCCATTCGGGCGGGCCGTATGATGCGATTTTGCTGGATGCCCCCTGTTCGGCCACCGGCACGATCCGACGGCACCCGGATTTGCCCTTCGCCAAGGATGGCAGTGAATTCGGGGCGCTCATCGACCTCCAGCAGGCCATGCTCGACCATGCGCTGAGCCTTCTGAAACCGGGCGGGCGCCTTGTCTATTGCACCTGCTCGCTCTTGCCGGATGAGGGGGAAGTGCAGATAGAGGATGCGCTGGCGCGGCATCCGGGCCTCGTTGCGGATCGCGCGGCGCTTGAGCGCCCGGGCATTGATCCGGCCTGGATCACCGAAGAAGGCGGATTGCGCCTGCGTCCCGATTACTGGGCCGACCGTGGCGGGATGGACGGGTTCTATATCTCCGTCCTGCGCCGGGAACCGCCGAAGGACAACTAAGCTGCATTCTGGCGGTGACTTGCGCCGCTGGCACCTCTATATTGGCCGAAACAACGCCGTAAAGAGCGTCACGAGGCTAGGCAGATGGTTTCAGCGGATCCACAGGATATCTCGGCGCGCTGGTCGCATTTTCTGAACCGTCTGCATGCGCGGCGGGCCACCTGGGCACGTCCGGCGACCGCCTTCATCTCTCAGCCCGAGCCGCGCACGATCGGCAGTTTTGCCCGTGGGCGCCAGTTGAGTGCCGGTAACTTCGTCTTTGGCGGCGCGTTGTTGCAGGCGCCGGGCGTGGATATGTGGGAACTCAAGCCGCCCAATGCTGAATTCGAAGCCGAGCAGCACGGCTTTGGCTGGCTCGACGACCTCGCCGCGGCAGGTGATGCCCCGGCCCGCAAAGCCGCACAGCGCTGGACAATCGACTGGATCGCCCGATACGGCGGCGCACGCGGTCCCGGCTGGACGCCTGAACTCACCGGGCGGCGACTGATCCGCTGGATCACCCATGCGCTGTTTCTGCTGAACGGCGTGGAAAGTGCGGAATCCGAAGCCTTCATGCGCTCCCTGGGCCAGCAGACGCTGTTTCTCTCCCGCCGCTGGAAAGCCTCTCCGCCGGGCCTGTCGCGATTCGAGGCCCTCACCGGCATGATCTATGCAGGGCTGTCGCTGGAAGGGATGGAAGGACATGTCGCCCCGGCGCTGGCGGCCCTCGCCCGTGAATGCGATTCCCAGATCGACAGCCAGGGCGGTCTGCCCACACGCAACCCCGAGGAGTTGCTGGAGGTCTTCACCCTGCTCACCTGGGCCGCTCTCGCTCTATCGGAGACGGGCCACACGCCAGGGAATGCCCATTGGAGCGCGATCGAGCGCATCGCCCCCACCCTGCGGACCCTGCGCCATGCCGATGGCGGGCTTGCGCGCTTCCATGGCGGTGGGCGGGGGCTCGAAGGGCGGCTCGATGGCGCGCTGGCCACCAGCGGCGTGAAATCGCGGGCCGCGGATGGGCTGGCCATGGGATTTGCCCGGCTCAGCGCGGGGCGCACCAGTGTCATCATAGACGCAAGCCAACCCCCCAAGGGGCGCGCCTCGGTGGGTGCGCACGCCTCGACGCTGGCCTTCGAACTGACCTCGGGACGGCGGCCGGTGATCGTCAACTGCGGCTCGGGGGCAAGTTTCGGCCCCGAATGGAGGCGCGCGGGCCGCGCCACGCCGTCGCATTCCACGTTGATCCTCGACGGGCGCTCCAGCTCGACGCTCGGCGCGAAAGGCCAGGCACGGGACTGGCTGCATGACACCCCTCGCAACGTACAGATCGAGATCAGCCAGGCGCAGGACGGGTTGCGCTTCGAAGGGGGACAGGACGGGTATCGCCGCAAATATGGCCTGACGCATGTGCGCAAGATCGAAATGACCTTTGACGGGCGTGGCATGGCATCAGAGGACATGCTGGTCACACTCACCGACGAAGACCGCACACGGTTCGATGCCGCCCTTGACCGATCAAGCCTGCAGGGCATTCCCTTTGACATCCGCTTTCACCTGCACCCGGATGTCGATGCCTCCATCGATATGGGCGGGACGGCTGTCTCGCTGGCGCTGAAAAGCGGAGAAATCTGGATTTTCCGCACCGATGGCGTGGCCCAGATGTCGGTTGAACCGAGTGTCTATCTGGAAAAGCTGCGGCTGAAGCCACGTGCGACAAAGCAGATCGTTCTCTCCGGGCGGATAATGCAGTATGCGAGCCGTGTCAGATGGTCCCTGGCCAAGGCACAGGAAACGCCGGTCAGCATCCGCGACCTCGCGGTGGATGAGTTGGACCCTCTGGCCGAAGACTGATAGCTGACGCCTGACACCACTTGAGGGACCTGATCCAGACATGACCGAGTTTGCACCGCTGACCCGCGCGCTCCTTTCCGTATCCGACAAGACCGGCCTTATCGAGCTCGGCCGGGCGCTGGCCAAGCGCGGCGTCGAACTGCTCTCGACCGGCGGCAGCGCCAAGGCCCTGCGGGACGCCGGGCTGGAGGTGCGGGATGTTGCGGAGGTTACCGGCTTTCCCGAGATGATGGATGGCCGGGTCAAGACGCTGCACCCTATGGTGCATGGTGGCCTTCTGGCGCTGCGTGACAACGCCGACCACAAGGCCGCGATGGACGAGCACGGCATCGGCCCGATCGACCTGCTTGTGGTCAATCTTTATCCCTTCGAGGAAACCGTTGCCAAGGGCGCCGACTATGACACCTGTGTCGAAAACATCGACATCGGCGGCCCGGCGATGATCCGCGCGGCGGCAAAGAACCATGCCTTCGTGACCGTGGTCGTCGACGTGGAGGATTACGACGCCGTTATCGGCGACCTGGATCAGCATGGCGGCAAGACCTGTCCCAAGTTCCGCAAGAAACTGGCGCAGAAGGCCTATGCCCGCACGGCAGCCTATGACGCGGCCGTCTCGAACTGGATGGCTGGGGCGGTGGGAATCGAAACACCCAAACGCCGCGCGGTAGCGGGCACTCTGGCGCAATCCCTGCGCTACGGCGAGAACCCGCATCAGAATGCCGCGTTCTACGTGGATGGCTCTGACCGGCCCGGTGTGGCGACCGCCACCCAGCATCAGGGCAAGGAGCTGAGCTACAACAACATCAACGACACCGACGCCGCGTTTGAACTGGTGAGCGAGTTCGACCCGGCCGAGGGACCGGCAGTGGCGATCATCAAACATGCCAACCCCTGTGGCGTGGCGCGTGGCGAAAGCCTGGTTGAGGCCTACAAGAAAGCGTTTGACTGCGACCGCACCTCTGCGTTCGGCGGGATCATCGCGCTCAATCAACCGCTCGATGGCCCTACCGCCGAAGAAATATCGGGCATCTTCACCGAAGTGGTGATCGCGCCCGGTGCAGACGCCGATGCCATGAGTATCTTTGCCAAGAAGAAGAACCTGCGTCTGCTCACCACCCAGGGATTGGCGGACCCGGGTGCCGCGGGCATGATGCTCAAGCAGGTCTCGGGCGGCTACCTGGTTCAGGACAAGGATAACGGGCGGCTCAACGCAGATGACCTGCGCGTTGTCACGAAACGCCAGCCGAGCGCGGCCGAAATGGCCGATATGCTTTTTGCCTGGAAAGTCGCCAAACACGTGAAATCCAACGCGATTGTCTATGTGAAGGATGGCGCCACCGTGGGTGTCGGCGCAGGCCAGATGAGCCGGGTCGACAGCTGCCGGATCGCTGCGCGCAAGGCGCAGGACATGGCCGAGGCGCTTGGTCTGGCCACGCCGCTCACACAGGGCTCCGTGGTGGCGTCCGACGCCTTCTTCCCTTTTGCCGATGGGTTGCTCACGGCGGCCGAAGCAGGCGCCACCGCCGTGATCCACCCCGGCGGGTCGATGCGCGACGATGAGGTGATTGCCGCCGCTGACGAAGCCGGGCTGGCAATGGTCTTGACCGGGATGCGCCATTTCCGGCACTAAGACGCGAGAAAGCTAACGGGCCGCACCGAAGACGCGCCCGAGCCCGAGGAGAGCAGCATGCGCACCGTGTTCTGGGTGGCGGTCATCATATTCCTGTCGGACCAGGCCACGAAATATTACGTGGTGCATATGCTCAGCCTGGACCGTGTACTGGCGATCAATGTGTGGGATCCGTATTTCAACCTGCGCATGGCCTGGAATTACGGGATCAATTTTGGCCTTCTGTCTCTCGACAGCGCCGAACAGCGCGAGATGATGCGCTGGGTGCTGATCGGCGTGGCCCTGACGATCGCCGCCGCAGTCCTGTGGTGGATATACAGGGAGCCAGGTAGCTTGTGGCACCGGATCGCCGCCGGGTTTCTGGTGGGCGGTGCGCTTGGCAATGTGGTGGACCGGGTACTCTATGGCGCGGTGGCGGATTTCATCAATATGTCCTGCTGCGGGGTACAGAACCCCTATGCCTTCAACATTGCCGATATCGCGGTCTTTATCGGTGCGTTTGGGCTGGTGGTGCTGCCGCATAATGAAAAGGCCGCGTGACCTTGCCGCAATCATGGGGTAAACCGAGGCGGAACGACGTGGGAGAGTGGCGATGAGGATGCCGCGAAACGCTTTGATTTTGTCCGTGCTGGTGCTCAGCCTTGCTGCCTGCGGGCAGCGCGATAAGGATATCCAGCTTCGCAAGATCAAGCATACGGGCAATGGCCCGGATGAGTTCTCTATCATCCCAGGCAAGCCGCTGCAGCCGCCGGAGGACTTTTCGAGTCTTCCGACACCGACCCCGGGCGGGTCCAACCTGACCGATCAGAACCCGCGCGGCGATGGCGTGGCGGCCCTGGGCGGCAATCCCGGTGCCCTGGTGGCCAGCGGCGTCTCCAGTGCGGACGGCGCTTTGGTCAATTACACCGGCCGTTATGGCACTGCGGCCAATATCCGCGAGACGCTGCGTGTTGAGGACAAGGAAGTCCGCCGCCGTCACGGCCGTGTGAATATCCTCAATATCGGCCCCAATGACGATTATACCAACGCCTATCGTCGGCAATGGCTGGATGCCTATGCCGAATATGAACGCCTTCGCCGGGCTGGTGTCACGACACCTTCTGCGCCGCCAGAAGAGTAACCCAAACGCTTCACAGACATGTCAACGCGCTTGATTGCGCGGCCGCTTGGCGTATCTACTCATCAGTGCCGTGCTCATGAAGGAGTAACAGATGCGCCTTTTGATTGTTTTCCTTGGCCTTGCTTTGGCTTTTGCCCGCCCCCTTTGGGCCGCTGGCGATGTGACCACCTACACACTCGACAACGGCATGGAGGTCGTTGTGGTCGAGGACCACCGCGCGCCGGTGGTGGTGCATATGGTCTGGTATCGGGCAGGCTCCGCCGATGAGCAGCCCGGGGTCTCCGGTGTCGCGCATTTTCTTGAGCATCTCCTGTTCAAGGGCACCAAAACCATGGAACCTGGTGAGTTTTCGGCCACGGTGATGCGCAATGGTGGGTCGGACAACGCCTTCACCAGCTACGATTACACCGCCTATTTTCAGCGTATCGCCTCGGACCGGCTTGAACTGATGATGAAGATGGAGAGCGACCGGATGGTCAATATCCAGCTCGACGAAGACGACATCCTGACCGAGCGCGATGTGATCATCGAAGAACGCAACCAGCGCGTCGAAAACGACCCGTTCAGCCTGTTCCGCGAGCAGAAGAACGCAGCGCAATACCTCAACCATCGCTATGGCGTGCCGGTCATCGGCTGGCGGCACGAGATGGAAGCCCTGGACCTCGACGATGCGCTCGCCTTCTACCGCGAGTATTACGCGCCCAACAATGCCATCCTCGTGGTCGCTGGCGATGTGAACCCCGAGGAGGTTCGGACGCTGGCGGAGAAATACTATGGCGTCCTGCCGCCGAACCCCGATCTGAAACCCCGCGCGCGCCCGCAGGAGCCGCCCCAGACCGCAGAACGGCGGTTGATATTCAAGGATGCGCGCGTCTCTCAACCTTATGTCAGCCGCTCCTATACAGCACCCGAACGCGACCCCGGCGCACAGGAGAAGGCCGCCGCATTGACCATGCTTGCCAATATCCTGGGTGGCGGCCCGAATTCGGTCCTGACCGAGAAGCTCCAGTTCGAAAGCAAGAAAGCCGTGTTCTCAGCGGTCTGGTACAATGACCTGTCGCTGGATGATACCAAGTTCACCCTCATCGTCGCGCCGGCCGAAGGGGTCAGCCTGCAAGAGGCCGAGGACGCCATGGATCAGGCGATCGCCGAGTTCATGGAAGAAGGCGTGGACCCCGAAGACCTGGAACGGATCCGCAATCAGATCAAGGCCGAGCGCATCTATGAGCGCGACGATGTTGGCTCCATCGGCGATGAATATGGCCGCGCCCTGTCGCAGGGCCTGACCGTGGCCGATGTTCAGGCGTGGCCCGGGCTGGTCCAGTCCGTGACAGAGGATAATATCATGGCGGCCGCGCGCGATGTGTTCGACCGCGACCGTTCCGTAACAGGCTGGCTGATGGCACCGGAGGCAACCCAATGATCCGCACTGCGCTTACTGTTCTGGCCGCGCTGGCCGCCTTCACCCTGCCTGCGCGGGCAGAGATCAACATCAAGGAAATCACCACCCCCGGCGGCATCGAGGCCTGGCTGGTCGAAGAACACGCCATTCCCTTCATTGCGCTTGAACTGAAATTCCGGGGCGGTGCAGGGCTCGACACCCCTGACAAGCTGGGCATGGTGCACCTGATGACTGTGCTGCTCGAAGAAGGGGCCGGAGACCGCGATGCGCGCGAATTTGCCAAGGCGCGCGACACTCTGGCCAGCTCGATCTCGTTCAGCGTGGACCATGATACCATCTCGGTCTCGACCCGCTTTCTGACGGAAAATACCGAGGAAACGATGGCTCTGCTGCGCGATGCCCTGACTGCGCCGCAGTTCAACGACGAAGCTCTGGAACGCGTGCGCGCGCAGGTCTTGTCGGTGCTTCAATCCGATCTCAAGGATCCCGAAGAGCTGGCCAACCTCTACTATTACCGCGATATCTTCGGTGATCACCCCTATGCCTTTCCGATGAATGGCACGCTGGAAACCGTTGCTGCGCTGACACGCGACGACCTGGTTGGCGCCCTGGAAAAGGCGATCACCCGCGACCGTGTTTATGTCGGCGCAGTGGGCGATATCACGGCCGAGGAATTGAGCACGCTGCTCGATAACTTGCTTGAAGGTCTTCCCGAAAGCGGCCCGGACCTGCCTCAAATGGCAGAGCCCGACCTGCCCGGCGGCGTACGCGTCTACGAATTCGAAACACCTCAATCGGTGGTACGCTTCGCGCAGCCGGGGATTGACCGCGATCACCCTGACTTTTTCGCGGCATATGTCCTTAATCACATTCTTGGTGGCGGTGGGTTCGAAAGCCGCCTGATGTCCGAAGTACGCGAGAAACGCGGGCTGACATACGGCGTGTATTCCTATCTCAGCATCCCCGACTACGCCAATCTCTGGGCCGGCGGCACCGCCTCGGCCAATGATCGGGTGGCCGAGACGATCCGCGTCATCCGTGAGGAATGGACCCGGATGCGTGATGAAGGCGTCACCGAAGAGGAACTGCGCGACGCGCAGACCTATCTGACCGGGGCCTATCCGCTGCGCTTTGACGGCAATGGGCCGATCGCCCGGATCGCGGTAAGCATGCAGCTTGATGACCTGCCCACCGATTATATCCGCACCCGGAATGACAAGGTGAACGCGGTGACACTGGAACAGATCAACCGCGTGGCGCGGGAACGTCTGGACCCTGACAAGCTGACCTTTTTCGTGGTGGGCCAACCCGAAGGTCTCGACACCACCACGCAATAGGACCGGCGCGATGATTCACATGCTCTCGGGCTTCAATCTCAAAGATGACGAAAGCCTTGAGACCTTTCGTGCCGACTATGCGGCTTTCGTGAAGGACTTAGAGGCGGCGGGCGTGATCGCCGGGGCCAGCCCGCTGGCACGCCGGGTGGCCGACACTCCGATGGACACGGTTGAGGACAACCCCCGGCAATACTTCTCGGTGCTCAGCTTTCGCGACCGTGCTCAGCTCGATGCGTCTTATGCTCATATCGAGGCCCGCGCGGCTCCGGGCACATCAAGCCACCTGACCATGTATCGCCGCCTGCGCGACACGGTGTTCACCTGCTGGGAAGACATGGGCTGAGCGCTGGGGCGCTCACTCATGCCGTCATTCGCCGTAGGGCACCCAGATATTCTTGACCGCAGTCGCCGCGCGCAGAAACGCCTCGCCCTCGGCCTGCGCGGTGTCGTACCAGTCGATCCGCGCGCTCTGCACCCAGGTCCGTTTCAGATTGCAGGCCGAAAGGCGCTCGACCGTTTCAGCGCCCTTGGGCGAACCATGATACCACAGTCCATCGACGCCATAGTGATCGGCGAGGGTGGCGCTCAGATCATCGCGCGGACCGGTCACGATGTTGACCACCCCGCCAGGAAGATCGGACGTATCCAGAACCTGGTAGAAATCCGTCGCGGCGAGAGGATGCGCCCCGGAGGGGATGGCAATCACCGCATTGCCCATGGCGATGGCCGGCGCAATGAGCGAAACCGCACCCAAAAGCGGTGCATCGTCCGGGGCCGCGATCCCGATGATGCCCACCGGTTCGTTCATCGCCAGCGCCAGCCCCCGTATTGGGACTGCATGCACCCTGCCATCATACTTGTCGGCCCACGCCGCATAGGTGAAAAACCGATCGACCGAAGCCGCGACTTCCCGACGTGCGGCACTGGCCGATATGCCCGTCATATGGCGCAGCCGCGCTGCAAATTCTTCGGCCCGAGCATCCAAGTTTTCACCGATGTAATAGAGGATTTGCGCACGCA
This window harbors:
- the dapB gene encoding 4-hydroxy-tetrahydrodipicolinate reductase gives rise to the protein MTDSPGIVVTGASGRMGQMLIRTIQDSSKARLVGAVEREGHAWIGQDIGAAMGGPETGVTVTDDPLEAFASAQAVIDFTSPAATVAFAGLAAQARAVHVIGTTGMTDEDLARIHVAARHATIIRAGNMSLGVNLLVQLTKQVAAALDEDYDIEIIEAHHNQKVDAPSGTALMLGEAAADGRGVDLGAVSDRGRDGITGKRERGHIGFTAIRGGDIVGEHDVLFAAAGERITLRHVASDRAVFARGALKAALWGLGRKPGEYDMLDVLGLK
- a CDS encoding dihydrodipicolinate reductase — its product is MRYVLTAVFVGLFALPAQADGFYKVDDRNTFVSLLDGRELTRVGIKLRVTPDGQIQGRAFGYDVTGSWSWNSGYFCRDLYWGGDDLGQNCQEVKVQGDTLRFTSDRGVGDSADLRLK
- a CDS encoding DUF1674 domain-containing protein is translated as MSDTDRKDLPPEALRALAEAEERRAKAAALDLPKELGGRREGLEPVRYGDWEKKGLAIDF
- a CDS encoding RsmB/NOP family class I SAM-dependent RNA methyltransferase translates to MPPLPPSARHKAAVLLDQIIGEGRLMPELIASGTLDRLPPEDRARAQRLAMDTLRGMERADRILSKFLRKPPPLTVHNLLRVGTVELCTGGDAHGVVNDMVAIIGRHRRYGNLKGLMNAVLRKVAEDGPRKWHDLRIPRLRNWLREPLVKAYGQGVMNAMEKVHFAGAPLDLTAKGDPDALAKATGGTVLPTGTVRLREAGQVSALPGYDAGDWWVQDAAAAIPAKVLDPKPGEAILDLCAAPGGKTLQLAAAGATVTALDVSATRMERVTQNLARTGLTAACLTEDALTHSGGPYDAILLDAPCSATGTIRRHPDLPFAKDGSEFGALIDLQQAMLDHALSLLKPGGRLVYCTCSLLPDEGEVQIEDALARHPGLVADRAALERPGIDPAWITEEGGLRLRPDYWADRGGMDGFYISVLRREPPKDN
- a CDS encoding heparinase II/III family protein; the protein is MVSADPQDISARWSHFLNRLHARRATWARPATAFISQPEPRTIGSFARGRQLSAGNFVFGGALLQAPGVDMWELKPPNAEFEAEQHGFGWLDDLAAAGDAPARKAAQRWTIDWIARYGGARGPGWTPELTGRRLIRWITHALFLLNGVESAESEAFMRSLGQQTLFLSRRWKASPPGLSRFEALTGMIYAGLSLEGMEGHVAPALAALARECDSQIDSQGGLPTRNPEELLEVFTLLTWAALALSETGHTPGNAHWSAIERIAPTLRTLRHADGGLARFHGGGRGLEGRLDGALATSGVKSRAADGLAMGFARLSAGRTSVIIDASQPPKGRASVGAHASTLAFELTSGRRPVIVNCGSGASFGPEWRRAGRATPSHSTLILDGRSSSTLGAKGQARDWLHDTPRNVQIEISQAQDGLRFEGGQDGYRRKYGLTHVRKIEMTFDGRGMASEDMLVTLTDEDRTRFDAALDRSSLQGIPFDIRFHLHPDVDASIDMGGTAVSLALKSGEIWIFRTDGVAQMSVEPSVYLEKLRLKPRATKQIVLSGRIMQYASRVRWSLAKAQETPVSIRDLAVDELDPLAED
- the purH gene encoding bifunctional phosphoribosylaminoimidazolecarboxamide formyltransferase/IMP cyclohydrolase; protein product: MTEFAPLTRALLSVSDKTGLIELGRALAKRGVELLSTGGSAKALRDAGLEVRDVAEVTGFPEMMDGRVKTLHPMVHGGLLALRDNADHKAAMDEHGIGPIDLLVVNLYPFEETVAKGADYDTCVENIDIGGPAMIRAAAKNHAFVTVVVDVEDYDAVIGDLDQHGGKTCPKFRKKLAQKAYARTAAYDAAVSNWMAGAVGIETPKRRAVAGTLAQSLRYGENPHQNAAFYVDGSDRPGVATATQHQGKELSYNNINDTDAAFELVSEFDPAEGPAVAIIKHANPCGVARGESLVEAYKKAFDCDRTSAFGGIIALNQPLDGPTAEEISGIFTEVVIAPGADADAMSIFAKKKNLRLLTTQGLADPGAAGMMLKQVSGGYLVQDKDNGRLNADDLRVVTKRQPSAAEMADMLFAWKVAKHVKSNAIVYVKDGATVGVGAGQMSRVDSCRIAARKAQDMAEALGLATPLTQGSVVASDAFFPFADGLLTAAEAGATAVIHPGGSMRDDEVIAAADEAGLAMVLTGMRHFRH
- the lspA gene encoding signal peptidase II, encoding MRTVFWVAVIIFLSDQATKYYVVHMLSLDRVLAINVWDPYFNLRMAWNYGINFGLLSLDSAEQREMMRWVLIGVALTIAAAVLWWIYREPGSLWHRIAAGFLVGGALGNVVDRVLYGAVADFINMSCCGVQNPYAFNIADIAVFIGAFGLVVLPHNEKAA
- a CDS encoding DUF3035 domain-containing protein encodes the protein MRMPRNALILSVLVLSLAACGQRDKDIQLRKIKHTGNGPDEFSIIPGKPLQPPEDFSSLPTPTPGGSNLTDQNPRGDGVAALGGNPGALVASGVSSADGALVNYTGRYGTAANIRETLRVEDKEVRRRHGRVNILNIGPNDDYTNAYRRQWLDAYAEYERLRRAGVTTPSAPPEE
- a CDS encoding M16 family metallopeptidase — protein: MRLLIVFLGLALAFARPLWAAGDVTTYTLDNGMEVVVVEDHRAPVVVHMVWYRAGSADEQPGVSGVAHFLEHLLFKGTKTMEPGEFSATVMRNGGSDNAFTSYDYTAYFQRIASDRLELMMKMESDRMVNIQLDEDDILTERDVIIEERNQRVENDPFSLFREQKNAAQYLNHRYGVPVIGWRHEMEALDLDDALAFYREYYAPNNAILVVAGDVNPEEVRTLAEKYYGVLPPNPDLKPRARPQEPPQTAERRLIFKDARVSQPYVSRSYTAPERDPGAQEKAAALTMLANILGGGPNSVLTEKLQFESKKAVFSAVWYNDLSLDDTKFTLIVAPAEGVSLQEAEDAMDQAIAEFMEEGVDPEDLERIRNQIKAERIYERDDVGSIGDEYGRALSQGLTVADVQAWPGLVQSVTEDNIMAAARDVFDRDRSVTGWLMAPEATQ
- a CDS encoding M16 family metallopeptidase, encoding MIRTALTVLAALAAFTLPARAEINIKEITTPGGIEAWLVEEHAIPFIALELKFRGGAGLDTPDKLGMVHLMTVLLEEGAGDRDAREFAKARDTLASSISFSVDHDTISVSTRFLTENTEETMALLRDALTAPQFNDEALERVRAQVLSVLQSDLKDPEELANLYYYRDIFGDHPYAFPMNGTLETVAALTRDDLVGALEKAITRDRVYVGAVGDITAEELSTLLDNLLEGLPESGPDLPQMAEPDLPGGVRVYEFETPQSVVRFAQPGIDRDHPDFFAAYVLNHILGGGGFESRLMSEVREKRGLTYGVYSYLSIPDYANLWAGGTASANDRVAETIRVIREEWTRMRDEGVTEEELRDAQTYLTGAYPLRFDGNGPIARIAVSMQLDDLPTDYIRTRNDKVNAVTLEQINRVARERLDPDKLTFFVVGQPEGLDTTTQ
- a CDS encoding DUF6614 family protein: MIHMLSGFNLKDDESLETFRADYAAFVKDLEAAGVIAGASPLARRVADTPMDTVEDNPRQYFSVLSFRDRAQLDASYAHIEARAAPGTSSHLTMYRRLRDTVFTCWEDMG